The region GAACTGTTGGGTTTGTCAGTTGGCATATTCCCGCCTCCCACTGGTTTAACTGCCTCTAGACATCTCCCTGCGGGGAGCCACATCTCACAGGCATTTAAGTACGTGctcaaaattaaaaagagaagttGCCAGAGGCACGTGCAGGTACCTGTGTATTCGCCAAACAGAATCTAGCAAAAGGATTATGAATAGGAGGAGGATTCTTCATGTTACAGGCAAGTATCAGTCTTACAAAATTTATCAACCTGTCATAGGCTTTCTTCTGCTTAAGCTCCTAGGGAAATCAGAAAAACAACCTACAATTAAGTTTAGGAATCAATATGTTacattaacaaaataaaatgttccTTAAAATGAAACGTCTGCTCaaaggacttttaaaggtttttCTATATTGCCTGGACATAATTTTTTTCAGGTAACAATGTACTTAAAAGCGTTAAAATAGAAAAGCtctgcaataaaaaaaataattaagattcTACATACTCCTCCCCTTTGAAGTCTACTAGAAAAAATTCAAACAACTTGGAGTATGACATGTTCaattaaataacaaaaaaatatttttgttatcaACATGCCTTGATGTGGAACTGAGATAAGGAGGTATCTCTGAGGCCAGCTGGTGTTCCGCAGAAGTATTATAATTACAAATCACAGTCCTTGGTTCCGGATCCCGTGATGATTCCTGGGGCTGTAACCACAGCAGCATGCGGGAGACTTTGGGGTCCAAGGTCACCGAACATTTACATCTTGTCATGTTGTATAAACACAGTGCTATGAAACCTCCGGAAGTGCAAACTACTCCATATCGTAGTTTTTCAAGTAAATTTAAAGTCATCGCCTCTTTTCTCTCAACCCTTCGACCTGTGCCTGTTCACCCCCTGCATTTTCTTAAACCTCTGAGGACACTGCTTaccagctgctcagagctgaggCCTCTATCCCACGGCGGCTCTGGGCGAGCTCAGCGATCACCCGGCGGAGGTGCGCGGCGTTTCCCGCCCGCTGCCTGCGGCTGCAGTGGCTCCTCCGGGAGCCCAGGCGGCGCTGGCGCCCGGGAGACTGTGCTGCACGGCCATGGCCGCGGCCTCCTCCACCCCTTAAGATGAACTCACGGTTGCGGCACTGGAGGGAAGCGGCTACGGTGCTGCTCGTGGCGGGCACGCTGGGACGGCTGCCGCGTTCCCCGCTCGGCCCCTTTGACTATGAGTTGCTGCTACTGCAACGAAGCTCCCGCAGCGGCTTCATGCCCAGCGCCCACGTCTTTCCGGGCGGTTTGGTGGAGGCGGCGGATTTCTCCGCGGACTGGCTGCGGCTGCTGCCCGCCGCGCCTCACTGCGGGCTGGGCCTCGTCAGGCCGCCGCTTCTCGGCAGCGCCCGCTCCCCGCTGTTCGCCACCGACCGGCAGCAGCTGGGCTCGCCGGTGCCGGGGGAAGTCGCCTTCCGCATCTGCGCTATCAGGGAAACTTTCGAGGAGGCGGGaatcctgctgctggtgccGGGGCCCGGTCCGGCGGAGGGCGACGCGCCGGCTACCCCTCTACCGGCGGAGCGCCTTCCCCCGGCCGCGGAGCTGGACGAGTGGCGACGCCGGGTGCAGGAAGACCCGGTGTGCTTCTTGCAGCTCTGCCGACACCTGGGCTGCGTGCCCAACATCTGGGCGCTGCACGAGTGGAGCAACTGGCTGACCCCCGCGGGCAGGGCCGGCGGCCGGCGCTACGACACGGCTTTCtacctgtgctgcctgcagcagcggCCGCCCCGCACCTCACAGGACGATCGAGAGGTGACAGCCTTCCTGGTAAGGGCGTCCGCGACCCGGTCCTGACCGCTCCGAGGGAAGCGCACACCGGGGAGCCTCATCCGCTCCATGCCGCCCTCCTCCTCACCGCTCCGGTCTGCTGCCAGTACAGATTCCAGTACTGCGGTTCCAGTCGAACAAAGGTCCCACTCTCTAGCAGTCCTAGTAACGCTCCGTAAGACGTGAGCAAAGGGTAGTTCTTGTCCGCACGCCAGCCTCTTCCTTTGTCCATCTCCTTCAGTCACCAGCTGCCGCTGCTCGCCTTCAACAGCGCAGCTGCGTTTcttgagagactttttacacGAACTTGGAGGACACAGGACGGTATCACGTCAGATCGTTTCCACCTTGAATTACTCTAGTTTTCAAAGGTGGATGACAATCGCTTTTTATGCATTAATTCGGGCACTATCAATGTGATCCTATCGTTATACCCTTAACATACATAATGCTTGGAGACATCCATATGGCATGTATGGAGTCTTCCAGGGCTGCAAAAGCTGCTAGTAATTTTTGTCTTCTGTAGTTACTTGGACTATTTTAAGTAACATATAAGCTTATTGaaaggattcatagaatcacccaataccaggttggaagggacccagggatcccaaggatcatctggtactgcctttctaggtgatagtgtagttgaaatgagctggccctgCACCCtatcaagctgagtcttcaaactgacCAATGCTGGGGAACGCattgcttcccttgggagatgattctaatgtctaactgttctcatatggaaatattttcttttagagCACAATGGGAATCTttccaggagtaacttgtacccattactccttgtctttTCTGTGGGGTTCATTGTAAAAAGAAGCtctattgaattttttttcccttggggtAAAAGAGTGAAAAACTTTGTTAGGAAATATCTTAAAGACAACTCAGAGTCAGGTGCATTACGGTTGTGAAGGTTTTCAAGAATCCTGAGAAGTTTGAAAGCAAGGTAGTATATGAGAATAAAGAATCCTGACAGTTCTGTAAAAGTTTACCTAACAATTTTAGTACTATTGATGTTTAGATCTTACTACAGAAATTTAAAAGAGGTTACCTGAGGTATTTTCAGAACAGCTCATATTTGTGAtaattttgtttgaaaaagcagaaaggcaTACATAGCTGGGTATTCATGCTCTGAAACAACACCTACAGGAAGCAGATGTTTAGAGATACTCAATTCTTGAAGCATTAGTAGCAACCTCTGGTCACTGAGTTCACAGAGTTTAAGGCCTTCTGTTGGCTGCAGGAGACTTTTAATCAATAGAGTCTTTTAGTCTGTAAAGACTTCCTTGCTAATGGCTTCTAAAGTTAGTGATACTTTCCATATGCTGATGAAACTATTATTTCAAGACCTGTTTTTATCTTACAGTGGTCATCACCTGCAGAAGCAATTGAATGCTTTAAATCTCAAGAAATATGGATTGCTCCACCTCAGTTCTATGAGTTGTGCAGATTGTGCAACTTCTCTTCACTCTCTCAGTTATACAAGTTCAGCTCCCAACGAGCTCTAGAGGGATGTGAACGTTGGATGCCTGTGACCTTACATGCTTCAGATGGCTATGTTCAGCTATTGCCAggtcagaaaacaaacaaaggttCTTTCAAATATATAAACACTTGTGAATTGCTACATGTGCAGGCCACATGACATAAACTGTCTGTGACTGTAGGGAAAATATTCTTAAAAGTCAAATTACTGTACACTTTTTTACTGTTTAGCTTCCTTCTTTGATAATGGATACTGAATCAGCAGAGTTACTTTTGTACTTACAAATCTCATTGTCTAAGTTGGTTGCTATTAATACATGTATGGACACATGCTCACATTTCagctattttttaatttgaaggaTCTATTATAACTCCCATCTAGTTCTTTTCAAGTGGGAATTCTCATATACTTCAGTTAACCATTTGCCTCCATAAGCACAAGTGGATTGAGCGCTGCTGCAAGCATCAGGCTTCACAAATGTAGTGGCAGGGCCGTGATCTAAAAAGAAGCACTAATTGATTTTCCCTCTACGTTTTCTCCTATTTAAGTCTCTCATAATTATGTGcaaatttgtcttttctttaaaagctgcatgtactgtttgttttctgcttcttcagtTGGCTTTCTCCTTTTGTTCCAGGTAGCCTTTAGTATATTAGTAGCCTTTCTCAAGAAAAACAGGCATTTATACAGCAAGACACTTGTTTGCtgcaacaaaacagaacaagcaGTTTCTATTCTCAGTCCTACTGTAGCCTATCTTTATACCctatgaaaatatttcctttgtcCTCTCTCTGCCTATTAGATAAGCTCATATCTAACCAGGATATGATTACAGCATATCAGGAACACTACAGCATTCAAATCCATGCCTGGAATGCACACTGCAGCATTGATGACAAATACATCAGAAATTTATGGCTGTATCTTTAAATCTGAAAATGTTTAGAGGCAATTTACTTCTATATTGTGAAATACTTTCCCACCAAGTTTCATGTCCCAATAAATATTAACAAATTGCTAGTGTCACTCAATCAGAAGGATGAAAAATAAGGCAGGCAGTATATAACtgaaacttttttctttgtgCCTCCAGGAGATGAGTTATATCCAGAAAATCCAGATTatacaggagaaaagaaagtagTCATGACAACAGATAAGAAGATTGAAGATCTCATGAAAGAGGGTAGTGTATTCCACAGGATAGTAATAAAAAACATCAACAATCTTGCTGTCCATGTTAATATTCAAGCAAAACATAAACATTTGAATCCATTGATGATCAACTCTGATTGTTCAAATTGCAGTAGCAGATTATAATATCTGTGTGATTTAAAGCTAGAATGATTTTAATTGCattgctgctttcttccttgGTTTGGATTATTGGTTGGTTAGtcggttttgtcttttttgtgcAGTAAGTGGGATAAATCAAGCAGTGATGCAACTTCTTGTTTATCTAGAAGAATAATGAATGGGGACTTGAGATTAGCCAGTAAAGTTGTTCAGAAAGCTTTGTTTCAGCCATTGTTCTGTATATCAATTAAAATCTGCAGTATTTTAATTACATTGAATTGGTTAGCAGTATTCATTTGGACTGGAAAGAAAACTGtatgtctttctcttttctctgaacACACCCAGATTCTTCTTGGTTTTGCAGACCTTCTTGAATCCTGTGCTAAACATGGATCACGTGAAGCAGTATATGATGTATAATATGCAGTCTAGTGCCTCCTTCAGAATGTTCTGCCTAACTCTTCTGAACACGAAGACAATGGGAAAATTAAAATGGCAtagaagcagcaaagaaagtaCCCTGGGTTGTTGTTTTACATGATTATTAGATTCTTAACACGGCCCACTGTAGTATTAGGAAGGCATGCTTACAATCGTATTTGTGGTGTCtataggaaaaaatatatttgcttcAAAATAATTCAGTTATTTATTCATAATGGGTAAAATAAGTCACCTGAGGAACTGAGAAGATTTGTACTGCTAGCTTCCCAGGGGCTTTCATCCACTAGTTCCTTAAACCATTTAAGGTTCATACTCCTAAAATTCAGGGTCTTCATTTTACTATTCATCCCCTGAGATAATGAATTCAAATACACAAAACAGTATACATCTCCCCCCCAAAAGGCAACCATGTAATGTCCAATTGTTTAGTTTTGCAATATAGCCTTTCGTAGTTGCTGAAGAGCTTCCTTGAtcatttttcattcttctgtAGCTTATAGTTGTTCTACCACTTTATTTTTGTGGTAGAAAATAACTATTAGGAGAAAAtatcttcagaaaataaattattcagcAACTTATATACAGGTTAGATTGTTACAGACATTTTTAGACACCTGTGTGATGTTGAAAATTATGCCTTTAATTCTGAAGCAAGTTTTGCTGTGTGTCAAAGCTGCAGCTAAATCTGCACTGTGAGCCAACAGTCTGCCCCTGTGGCTTCGGTTGTCTCCTAAACCAAGGAGACAAAATGCTCCAGTAGGGGGAATGTGAAGGCCAAGGGACAAAaaagtaacaacaacaacaaaaaaatgcttATGTGAGCATAAAATCGCTTAGTATATATATAAATAGCATTTAATATTAACAATCTTGGGGATTAAAGCTGTAGTTTCAAAATATTGATCCACTTTTAAGTGCAAGCATCTGCCCAGAGCTTTACTTCCCAGCTGTTTCATCTCCTCTTGGACTGGAACCTATGCAGCCTTGTGCAAAACTAAATCAGGCCTTCACATTTTTTtcgtttttctttttaaatgcctGCACAAAAAGAGCGAGACAAAGAAAGGGAACATACAGCCTTA is a window of Indicator indicator isolate 239-I01 chromosome 19, UM_Iind_1.1, whole genome shotgun sequence DNA encoding:
- the NUDT19 gene encoding acyl-coenzyme A diphosphatase NUDT19; the protein is MNSRLRHWREAATVLLVAGTLGRLPRSPLGPFDYELLLLQRSSRSGFMPSAHVFPGGLVEAADFSADWLRLLPAAPHCGLGLVRPPLLGSARSPLFATDRQQLGSPVPGEVAFRICAIRETFEEAGILLLVPGPGPAEGDAPATPLPAERLPPAAELDEWRRRVQEDPVCFLQLCRHLGCVPNIWALHEWSNWLTPAGRAGGRRYDTAFYLCCLQQRPPRTSQDDREVTAFLWSSPAEAIECFKSQEIWIAPPQFYELCRLCNFSSLSQLYKFSSQRALEGCERWMPVTLHASDGYVQLLPGDELYPENPDYTGEKKVVMTTDKKIEDLMKEGSVFHRIVIKNINNLAVHVNIQAKHKHLNPLMINSDCSNCSSRL